In the genome of Mytilus edulis chromosome 3, xbMytEdul2.2, whole genome shotgun sequence, one region contains:
- the LOC139517312 gene encoding uncharacterized protein isoform X2: MSAFGNDCHFYYNTSSGCEKRDRCPFRHSEPAISCFVTCNFWQKGRCTKSNCKYRHSVVKHQQKKRELIPCFHETQPSGCSRPGCPFKHSKLDPTTRYKYEDTLSATHAMASAETGSVFLEPSSSPSTPICLICTSNSIMLSWREPDNTNGNINEYKIVFREYTTSSSRWKSATTKSKQTVCTVNGLKGDTQYEFKICTVDRDGEEGSFSHPSVEFKTRPSLANHVIASAMRVRHSDPEIYKIPFQKIKSSTNNAAKTQEYHFGKKIPGSSGKTIMLVGASGSGKSILLDGMINYIFGVSWDDNFRLTMVELSDAEKTRYTDQTKSQTEWITSYTISSMSGSNLGYDLQIVDTPGFGNTRDLVRDIDIVDKIKEFIKSRESQRNMNLDGICFVVQAPLVRLTTPQISSFNAILSLFDQNCVNNIYVLITFADGNNPLVLDALRGAKVPFKKSYKFNNSALFISTQDSQESEFGSLYWKMGMESFRLFFDDLQCAQTKPSRKTKQK, from the exons agagATAGATGTCCTTTCAGACATAGCGAACCAGCAATATCCTGTTTCGTTACGTGTAACTTTTGGCAGAAAGGGAGATGCACCAAATCTAATTGTAAATATAGACATTCAGTAGTAAAACACCAACAG AAAAAACGGGAACTTATACCCTGCTTTCATGAAACCCAACCATCCGGTTGTTCACGCCCAGGCTGTCCATTTAAACACTCCAAGCTTGATCCAACCACTCGGTATAAGTATGAAGATACATTATCCG CTACCCATGCAATGGCGTCAGCTGAAACTGGTTCTGTTTTTTTGGAACCTTCATCGTCACCGAGTACCCctatttgtttaatttgtacTAGTAACAGTATCATGCTGTCATGGAGAGAACCAGATAACACAAATGGTAACATCAATGAGTATAAAATTGTCTTCAGAGAATACACTACGAGTAGTTCAAGATGGAAATCTGCCACAACTAAAAGTAAACAAACAGTTTGCACAGTGAATGGTCTGAAAGGTGATACCCAATACGAGTTCAAGATTTGTACTGTTGACAGAGATGGAGAGGAAGGATCATTTAGCCATCCATCAGTCGAATTCAAGACTAGGCCATCTCTAGCAAATCATGTTATAGCTTCAGCAATGAGAGTAAGACATTCAGAtccagaaatttataaaattccatttcaaaaaataaaaagtagtaCAAATAATGCAGCAAAAACACAGGAATACCATTTTG GAAAAAAGATACCAGGCAGCAGTGGGAAAACTATAATGCTAGTTGGAGCTTCAGGATCAGGAAAAAGTATACTACTTGATGGAATGATTAATTATATTTTCGGTGTTTCCTGGGACGATAACTTCAGATTAACGATGGTGGAGTTGTCTGATGCTGAAAAAACAAGATACACTGATCAG ACTAAGTCACAAACTGAATGGATCACCAGTTATACCATCAGCTCAATGAGTGGGAGTAATCTGGGTTATGATTTACAAATAGTAGACACCCCAGGCTTTGGAAATACTCGTGATTTAGTCAGAGATATAGACATTGTAGATAAAATCAAGGAGTTCATTAAATCAAGAGAAAGTCAAAGAAATATGAATTTAGATGGCATATGTTTTGTTGTGCAGGCACCACTGGTTCGATTGACAACCCCACAGATCAGTAGTTTTAATGCAATTTTATCCTTGTTTGATCAAAATTGTGTGAACAATATTTACGTCTTGATAACATTCGCAGATGGAAACAACCCACTTGTTCTTGATGCTTTACGAGGTGCAAAAGTGCCATTCAAAAAGTCTTATAAGTTTAATAATTCCGCGCTTTTCATTTCAACCCAGGATTCACAAGAATCAGAGTTTGGCAGTCTCTACTGGAAAATGGGGATGGAAAGCTTTCGcttattttttgatgatctgcAATGCGCACAGACTAAACCCTCACGGAAAACAAagcaaaaataa
- the LOC139517312 gene encoding uncharacterized protein isoform X1, translating to MSAFGNDCHFYYNTSSGCEKRDRCPFRHSEPAISCFVTCNFWQKGRCTKSNCKYRHSVVKHQQKKRELIPCFHETQPSGCSRPGCPFKHSKLDPTTRYKYEDTLSATHAMASAETGSVFLEPSSSPSTPICLICTSNSIMLSWREPDNTNGNINEYKIVFREYTTSSSRWKSATTKSKQTVCTVNGLKGDTQYEFKICTVDRDGEEGSFSHPSVEFKTRPSLANHVIASAMRVRHSDPEIYKIPFQKIKSSTNNAAKTQEYHFGKKIPGSSGKTIMLVGASGSGKSILLDGMINYIFGVSWDDNFRLTMVELSDAEKTRYTDQTKSQTEWITSYTISSMSGSNLGYDLQIVDTPGFGNTRDLVRDIDIVDKIKEFIKSRESQRNMNLDGICFVVQAPLVRLTTPQISSFNAILSLFDQNCVNNIYVLITFADGNNPLVLDALRGAKVPFKKSYKFNNSALFISTQDSQESEFGSLYWKMGMESFRLFFDDLQCAQTKPSRKTKQK from the exons ATGTCTGCCTTTGGAAATGATTGTCATTTTTACTACAACACTAGTTCAGGATGTGAAAAG agagATAGATGTCCTTTCAGACATAGCGAACCAGCAATATCCTGTTTCGTTACGTGTAACTTTTGGCAGAAAGGGAGATGCACCAAATCTAATTGTAAATATAGACATTCAGTAGTAAAACACCAACAG AAAAAACGGGAACTTATACCCTGCTTTCATGAAACCCAACCATCCGGTTGTTCACGCCCAGGCTGTCCATTTAAACACTCCAAGCTTGATCCAACCACTCGGTATAAGTATGAAGATACATTATCCG CTACCCATGCAATGGCGTCAGCTGAAACTGGTTCTGTTTTTTTGGAACCTTCATCGTCACCGAGTACCCctatttgtttaatttgtacTAGTAACAGTATCATGCTGTCATGGAGAGAACCAGATAACACAAATGGTAACATCAATGAGTATAAAATTGTCTTCAGAGAATACACTACGAGTAGTTCAAGATGGAAATCTGCCACAACTAAAAGTAAACAAACAGTTTGCACAGTGAATGGTCTGAAAGGTGATACCCAATACGAGTTCAAGATTTGTACTGTTGACAGAGATGGAGAGGAAGGATCATTTAGCCATCCATCAGTCGAATTCAAGACTAGGCCATCTCTAGCAAATCATGTTATAGCTTCAGCAATGAGAGTAAGACATTCAGAtccagaaatttataaaattccatttcaaaaaataaaaagtagtaCAAATAATGCAGCAAAAACACAGGAATACCATTTTG GAAAAAAGATACCAGGCAGCAGTGGGAAAACTATAATGCTAGTTGGAGCTTCAGGATCAGGAAAAAGTATACTACTTGATGGAATGATTAATTATATTTTCGGTGTTTCCTGGGACGATAACTTCAGATTAACGATGGTGGAGTTGTCTGATGCTGAAAAAACAAGATACACTGATCAG ACTAAGTCACAAACTGAATGGATCACCAGTTATACCATCAGCTCAATGAGTGGGAGTAATCTGGGTTATGATTTACAAATAGTAGACACCCCAGGCTTTGGAAATACTCGTGATTTAGTCAGAGATATAGACATTGTAGATAAAATCAAGGAGTTCATTAAATCAAGAGAAAGTCAAAGAAATATGAATTTAGATGGCATATGTTTTGTTGTGCAGGCACCACTGGTTCGATTGACAACCCCACAGATCAGTAGTTTTAATGCAATTTTATCCTTGTTTGATCAAAATTGTGTGAACAATATTTACGTCTTGATAACATTCGCAGATGGAAACAACCCACTTGTTCTTGATGCTTTACGAGGTGCAAAAGTGCCATTCAAAAAGTCTTATAAGTTTAATAATTCCGCGCTTTTCATTTCAACCCAGGATTCACAAGAATCAGAGTTTGGCAGTCTCTACTGGAAAATGGGGATGGAAAGCTTTCGcttattttttgatgatctgcAATGCGCACAGACTAAACCCTCACGGAAAACAAagcaaaaataa